The Magnolia sinica isolate HGM2019 chromosome 10, MsV1, whole genome shotgun sequence genome includes a window with the following:
- the LOC131217652 gene encoding uncharacterized protein LOC131217652 produces MAAKVKADNHGKEKSRSYLSNRPENIDVSHGRRAPKSPVLGSPNQNPLIPSEKISPNYLKPTISFSNEFCKYANRQASVRVTLKRLKSRKSVNKPQSPSQIKKTPFSFSPKAKLLRSSSFSPRNAVSPKSNLNKILKYGNFQPLAKTRSLKNEESNVRREARDASNKSTSDNKKPNTISDGPKEEDPADEVVIEMVCTMETEHGHHEILSTHDQIFYDSKPETFNEVGLINEELGDIKEDIHEKDEEVRNEDGVKIREELEKIIDFDCEDGMYQRVIIQRIRAVPMDFGKEEKATKLKFRQRKEIDGSEESNDMEFEKLKFKVRGDAKGVEDFTKLDSENVVLKHKEFQGKKGAMAFNDVIEETASKLVEESKSVVKALVGAFETVILLQESESQSPRAVDDDGKIPKAKL; encoded by the coding sequence ATGGCTGCAAAAGTGAAGGCCGACAATCACGGAAAAGAGAAGAGCCGATCATATCTTTCAAACCGACCAGAAAACATCGATGTCTCCCATGGAAGAAGAGCTCCCAAATCACCAGTTTTAGGTTCGCCCAATCAAAACCCTCTGATTCCTTCAGAGAAAATATCTCCAAATTATCTCAAACCGACGATCAGCTTCTCCAATGAATTTTGCAAGTATGCCAACAGACAGGCTTCCGTAAGAGTGACTCTAAAACGCTTGAAAAGCAGAAAATCAGTCAATAAGCCTCAATCTCCTTCCCAAATTAAAAAAACACCATTTTCGTTTAGTCCTAAAGCAAAATTGCTCAGATCTTCATCTTTTTCACCTAGAAATGCGGTTTCACCCAAATCCAATTTGAATAAAATACTGAAGTATGGAAATTTTCAGCCATTGGCGAAGACAAGGAgcttaaaaaatgaagaaagtaATGTAAGAAGAGAAGCTAGAGATGCTAGTAATAAGAGTACTAGTGATAACAAAAAGCCAAATACTATATCAGATGGGCCGAAAGAGGAAGATCCGGCGGATGAGGTTGTGATAGAGATGGTTTGCACCATGGAAACCGAGCATGGTCACCATGAGATTCTATCCACACATGATCAGATATTTTACGATAGTAAGCCCGAAACTTTCAACGAAGTGGGCCTAATAAACGAAGAGTTGGGGGATATTAAAGAAGATATCCATGAAAAAGATGAAGAAGTACGAAATGAGGATGGGGTGAAGATCAGAGAAGAGTTGGAGAAAATTATAGATTTCGACTGCGAGGATGGTATGTATCAAAGGGTGATAATTCAAAGAATAAGGGCAGTCCCCATGGATTTTGGTAAAGAGGAGAAGGCTACCAAGTTGAAGTTTCGGCAAAGGAAGGAGATTGATGGCAGTGAGGAGAGCAACGACATGGAATTTGAGAAGTTGAAGTTCAAAGTAAGAGGAGATGCTAAAGGCGTTGAGGATTTTACGAAGTTGGATTCGGAGAATGTGGTATTGAAGCATAAAGAATTTCAAGGGAAGAAAGGGGCGATGGCTTTCAACGACGTGATCGAGGAGACAGCGAGCAAGCTTGTGGAGGAGAGTAAGAGCGTGGTGAAGGCCCTTGTCGGAGCCTTCGAGACCGTTATTCTGTTACAGGAGTCCGAAAGCCAGAGTCCACGGGCTGTGGACGATGATGGGAAGATCCCGAAGGCCAAATTATGA